In Cicer arietinum cultivar CDC Frontier isolate Library 1 chromosome 7, Cicar.CDCFrontier_v2.0, whole genome shotgun sequence, a single window of DNA contains:
- the LOC101511726 gene encoding aspartic proteinase CDR1-like: MDTQSFLILLLFSLCFIVFHSHAQNNGFSVELIHRDSLKSPFYQLAQTKYQLVVNAARQSISHINHFYKDSLTSTPESNIIPEKGAYLMTYSVGTPPSRVYGIADTGSEIIWLQCQHCLQCFNQTNPMFDPSKSSSYKIIPCGSNTCRSRRDTYCTENEYCQYNIEYGDKSHSRGDLSVETLTIYSTTGHSFSFPNVVIGCGTQNTVSFEGKSYGIVGLGGGSVSLTTQLGSTIGGKFSYCLVPLLVESSVTSKLNFRKTAVVSGHGVVSTPLTKKNLQTFYYLTLEAFTVGNKRVKFGGDSIGGKEGNIIIDLGTTLTLLPSEDYTNLESTVAKFVKLDRVKDPNNQFSLCYNVTSEGYDFPIITANFKGADVKLNSINTFIPVADGMVCFAFISSNIGSIFGNLAQQNLLVGYDLVKNVVSFKQTDCTKLN; encoded by the coding sequence ATGGACACACAATCCTTTCTTATCCTTTTATTATTTTCCCTTTGTTTCATTGTTTTTCATTCCCATGCACAAAACAATGGTTTTAGTGTTGAACTTATACACCGCGATTCTTTAAAATCACCCTTCTACCAACTTGCACAAACCAAATATCAACTTGTGGTCAATGCCGCACGTCAGTCCATTAGTCATATTAATCATTTCTACAAAGATTCACTCACTAGTACTCCTGAATCGAATATAATTCCTGAAAAAGGTGCGTATCTCATGACTTATTCAGTTGGTACCCCACCATCGAGGGTGTATGGTATTGCTGATACTGGTAGTGAAATTATTTGGCTTCAATGCCAACATTGTTTACAATGTTTTAACCAGACAAACCCAATGTTTGATCCTTCAAAATCATCAAGTTACAAAATTATTCCTTGTGGATCTAATACATGTCGATCTAGGAGAGACACTTATTGTACTGAAAATGAATATTGTCAATATAATATTGAGTATGGCGATAAATCACATTCAAGAGGAGATCTTAGTGTTGAAACTCTTACAATATATTCCACCACTGGCCATTCATTTTCATTTCCTAACGTTGTGATAGGATGTGGAACTCAAAATACAGTATCATTTGAAGGTAAAAGTTATGGTATAGTCGGCCTTGGAGGTGGATCTGTGTCTCTTACAACACAATTGGGATCAACAATTGGTGGAAAGTTCTCGTATTGTTTGGTGCCATTGTTGGTTGAGTCAAGTGTGACAAGCAAACTCAATTTTAGAAAAACAGCCGTTGTATCAGGTCATGGTGTTGTGTCTACTCCTTTAACGAAAAAAAACCTACAAACTTTTTACTATTTGACATTGGAAGCATTTACTGTTGGAAACAAAAGGGTAAAATTTGGTGGGGATTCAATTGGTGGTAAGGAGGGTAACATCATAATTGATTTAGGTACTACATTGACTCTTTTACCAAGTGAGGATTATACTAATTTGGAATCAACTGTAGCAAAATTTGTTAAACTAGATCGTGTTAAAGATCCAAACAATCAATTTAGCCTTTGCTATAATGTCACATCAGAGGGATATGATTTTCCTATAATCACGGCAAATTTCAAAGGTGCAGATGTTAAGTTAAATTCTATCAATACCTTTATCCCAGTTGCTGATGGGATGGTTTGTTTCGCTTTTATATCATCTAATATTGGTTCTATCTTTGGAAACTTGGCTCAACAGAACTTGTTGGTTGGTTATGACCTTGTTAAAAATGTTGTATCGTTCAAGCAGACTGATTGTACCAAGTTGAATTGA